The Deltaproteobacteria bacterium genomic sequence GGGCGCCGCGACGTTTGCCGGCATTGCGGCCGTCACCGCGATTACCCCGGCGACCATTACGGTCTCTGTTCCGTCTGCGGTTCCGGTGATGGCGCCGGTGGTGTGGTAGGAACTGCGGCGTTACCGCATTACCAAACGGCCTTCACGCCGTATTTCTTGAAAATTCCGTCGCGGGTCACGACGGGAAGGTCTTCTGTTTTGGCCTGGGCGACAAGGAGCCGGTCGAAAGGGTCCCTGTGATAAAAGGGGAGGGAGGAGACGGCAAGGGCGTGAAGCGGGCCGATGGAAAGGGTCTGCCAGCCGATTTTTTGGATGGTGTCCAAAAGCCAGGCGTCGGGTGGTTTGGAGAGTTCCAGTTTGCCGAGGGCGTATTTGATGGAAATTTCCCACAGGCAAACGGCGCTGACCCAAAATTGGTTTGATGCGTGTTGAAAGATGTTTTTTGCTTCCTTCGAGAAACGCTTTTCGTTGCCTTGGAGAAGATCGATGAAGATGTGGGTATCGACAAGAAAGGTCATAGGCCAAAGCCGGGAAGCTCTTTTTCCGAGAGGGGCTTGTCGAAATCTTTGGCCACGCGTCCGATGAGGTGTTTTGCAATGCCGAGATATTGCCAGGAACTCCCCTTTTTTTGGGGCCGAAACGGGATGATTTCGGCGATCGGCGAACCCTTTTTGCAAAGGGTGACCTGTTGCCCCTCTTGGACCCTTCTTAAGTATTTGGAAAGGTGGGTCTTGGCCTCGTGAATATTGACGTTTAACTTAGTCATATGAACAGACTAAGTTAAAAACCGGGAGATAGCAAGCCCTTTATTGATGTTGGTGATTTAGAAAAATTGAGGTGGTTTCGATATGTCCATCGATCCAATCCGCAGTTCAGGCAATCAAACCCCCGCCGGCTTTCCTTTGGACGAAGACGGCCGTCCGGACATTCCGCGGTTTGCCGAGGATCTGTTTAAAACCCTGGGGGCTGTCGGTTTTTCCGGATTCAGCGGCCCCAGTTTGCAAGTGGGGAATTGGTTCACGCGGTGGCTTCAGTTCCTTGCCCCCTTCCGCGATCTGTTCGGCGGGTCGAATGAAAGGCTCCACAATCTGGAAGTCCGGCGCCTCACACAAAGCGATTCCGACCGCATCCGTATTGCTCAAGTCCTGGTTGATCGCGCCCTTGCCGCCTTCGGCATGGATCATCTCGACGCCGCCTCTGGCACCGGCCCTGCCGGCGTCAAACCGTTTTCCTTCCAGGAATTTTCACCCCAGGACCTGACCTGGGAGGATCTGAAAAA encodes the following:
- a CDS encoding type II toxin-antitoxin system VapC family toxin, which translates into the protein MTFLVDTHIFIDLLQGNEKRFSKEAKNIFQHASNQFWVSAVCLWEISIKYALGKLELSKPPDAWLLDTIQKIGWQTLSIGPLHALAVSSLPFYHRDPFDRLLVAQAKTEDLPVVTRDGIFKKYGVKAVW
- a CDS encoding type II toxin-antitoxin system Phd/YefM family antitoxin → MTKLNVNIHEAKTHLSKYLRRVQEGQQVTLCKKGSPIAEIIPFRPQKKGSSWQYLGIAKHLIGRVAKDFDKPLSEKELPGFGL